One Brachyhypopomus gauderio isolate BG-103 chromosome 15, BGAUD_0.2, whole genome shotgun sequence genomic region harbors:
- the vip gene encoding VIP peptides has product MFKAMLQRKGPQLLLLIALCSVLYSRTLSLPYASMRAARHADGLFTSGYSKLLGQLSARRYLESLIGKRVSDDLLEEQAPVKRHSDAIFTDNYSRFRKQMAVKKYLNSVLTGKRSLEDAPTEQDESTGGETTYQESYDDINIDEFLNHIPLPL; this is encoded by the exons AT GTTTAAAGCGATGTTACAAAGGAAAGGTCCCCAGCTTCTTCTCCTCATAGCCCTGTGCAGCGTCTTGTATTCACGGACTTTAAGTTTACCGTACGCCTCCATGAG agccGCGAGACACGCAGACGGTCTGTTCACAAGCGGATACAGCAAACTTCTGGGACAGCTTTCCGCGAGACGATATCTGGAATCGCTGATCGGAAAGCGAGTGAG TGATGATCTGCTGGAAGAGCAGGCACCAGTCAAGCGCCACTCAGATGCAATATTCACAGACAACTACAGTCGCTTCCGCAAGCAAATGGCAGTGAAGAAATACCTGAACTCTGTGTTAACAGGAAAGAGAAG TCTAGAAGATGCTCCCACTGAGCAGGATGAGTCCACCGGAGGAGAGACAACATATCAGGAGAGCTATGACGATATAAACATAGATGAATTTCTAAACCATATACCATTG CCACTCTGA
- the fbxo5 gene encoding F-box only protein 5, with the protein MKCLTRSKTSRHTENEKVEDATRLKGPATAPKICATQSGDAPRSAGISRHGEDLTGPHNKENCEEKPCCVEDIYGSELVLSSCGSAEDSGYLSLHNSQIDHGDADTEGCRQEIESRLSPDVCSRSPSACLPVLKFQEEVCKELAKSYRKNQSYDWTVVDKIAENYSLHNVIGGKMGLDYVDIFYGLLKKDMKHVLTKILVLLDESDLINCKLVSKTWLKIICQDERALQRCRQAEKMPKAPGRSVGSLSRNVGLSRVVFSCLQSVASSTPVHKPAKKTVHHTDNTLTTPKSSRFTEFFEAAKSLKVHEELRCCRLCGSPARFNPAAQRAMCTRASCLFEFCSLCQSAYHGSAPCQRGVVRLSPRSQNALIAGSARSKRSVRRL; encoded by the exons ATGAAGTGTCTCACCCGGAGTAAAACATCGCGCCACACAGAAAATGAGAAAGTGGAGGACGCCACACGGTTAAAGGGACCCGCCACAGCGCCAAAAATATGCGCCACCCAGTCAGGAGACGCCCCGCGCTCTGCTGGCATCTCCCGCCATGGAGAAGACCTCACGGGTCCTCACAATAAAGAGAACTGCGAAGAAAAGCCTTGTTGCGTGGAGGATATATATGGCAGCGAACTTGTTTTAAGCAGTTGTGGTTCAGCAGAGGACAGTGGATACCTCTCGCTTCACAACAGCCAAATCGATCACGGAGATGCAGACACGGAGGGATGTCGACAGGAAATAGAATCTAGACTTTCTCCAGATGTATGTTCTCGTTCACCATCGGCTTGCCTTCCTGTACTGAAATTCCAGGAGGAGGTATGCAAAGAGTTGGCTAAAAGCTACAGAAAAAACCAAAGCTACGATTGGACAGTCGTTGACAAGATAGCCGAAAACTATAGCCTCCATAACGTAATTGGGGGAAAGATGGGTCTGGATTATGTGGACATTTTTTATGGCCTATTGAAGAAAGATATGAAACACGTCCTCACCAAGATCCTAGTCCTATTGGACGAGTCGGACTTGATAAA CTGCAAGCTGGTCAGCAAGACCTGGCTGAAAATAATTTGCCAAGATGAGAGAGCCCTTCAGAGATGCAGACAAGCAGAGAAAATGCCAAAG GCACCAGGAAGGTCAGTGGGCTCTTTGTCCAGAAATGTTGGCCTTAGCAGGGTAGTGTTTTCCTGCCTGCAGAGTGTGGCCTCCTCCACCCCTGTCCACAAGCCCGCAAAAAAGACCGTGCACCACACGGATAACACTTTAACCACACCCAAGTCAAGCCGCTTTACTGAGTTTTTTGAG GCAGCAAAATCTCTGAAAGTGCACGAGGAGTTGAGGTGTTGCCGTCTCTGTGGCTCTCCTGCACGCTTCAATCCCGCCGCGCAAAGGGCCATGTGTACGCGCGCCAGCTGTCTCTTTGAATTCTGCTCACTGTGTCAGTCAGCCTACCATGGCTCTGCCCCCTGTCAGAGGGGCGTAGTCCGGCTGTCACCACGTTCGCAAAACGCACTCATCGCGGGTTCAGCCCGCAGCAAACGCAGTGTCCGACGGCTCTGA
- the mtrf1l gene encoding peptide chain release factor 1-like, mitochondrial isoform X2: MAIAKMVPMRQLLSLTVLKQIRNYARPFRESASISTIANQTFWQLLIHQRNIHVTNSAMVTRILTVDEIFSKKSLHDYLKKVETEYENCLQAVNAADIQTDNEDLRTKRTRMSSLAPLIREIKDLELKEREFDENEALLKENDPDLRELAQTEMEACQAAIQETKQTILSLLVPEEESDMSDLVLEVTAGVGGGVRHAKASISGPLTYKKMKFEAGVHRVQRVPKTEKQGRVHTSTMTVAILPQPAEISFTINPKDLRIETKRASGAGGQHVNTTDSAVRIVHLPTGIVSECQQERSQIKNKEMALKVLRAKLYSAKLEEATSKRYQTRKLQIGTKGRSEKIRTYNFSQDRVTDHRIGKSLFGVHGFLLGEELLDELSASLQQFSEQEDLMDILEDK, encoded by the exons ATGGCCATCGCGAAAATGGTTCCTATGCGTCAGTTACTCAGCTTGActgttttaaaacaaataagAAACTACGCAAGACCGTTCAGGGAATCGGCGAGTATTTCCACAATTGCAAACCAGACTTTTTGGCAATTGTTAATACATCAACGAAACATTCATGTTACAAACTCAGCTATGGTCACAAGAATTTTGACGGTGGACGAGATCTTTTCCAAGAAATCGCTACATGATTACCTCAAGAAAGTAGAAACAGAATACGAAAACTGTTTGCAGGCTGTGAACGCCGCAGACATACAAACGGACAACGAGGATTTGAGAACTAAAAGGACAAGAATGTCTTCGTTAGCGCCGTTGATCCGAGAAATTAAGGATTTGGAATTAAAAGAGAGGGAGTTCGACGAGAATGAGGCGTTACTGAAAG AGAATGACCCAGATCTGCGCGAACTTGCACAGACCGAGATGGAGGCTTGTCAAGCTGCCATTCAAGAAACGAAACAAACA ATTCTCTCTCTGCTGGTTCCTGAGGAAGAGTCGGATATGAGTGATCTGGTTCTAGAGGTTACAGCTGGAGTTGGAG GTGGAGTAAGGCATGCCAAAGCCAGTATCAGTGGCCCATTGACGTATAAGAAGATGAAGTTTGAAGCAGGGGTCCATCGTGTTCAGAGGGTCCCAAAGACGGAGAAGCAAGGACGCGTGCACACCAGCACGATGACTGTGGCAATACTACCACAGCCAGCAGAG ATCTCTTTTACTATAAACCCTAAAGACCTAAGGATAGAGACAAAGAGAGCCAGTGGAGCTGGAGGACAACATGTTAACACTACTGACAGTGCTGTAAGGATTGTCCATTTACCCACAG GCATAGTGTCTGAGTGTCAGCAGGAGCGCTCCCAGATCAAAAACAAAGAGATGGCCTTGAAGGTGCTGCGGGCCAAGCTCTACAGTGCAAAGCTGGAGGAGGCCACCAGTAAGAGATACCAGACTCGCAAACTCCAG ATTGGAACCAAAGGCAGATCAGAAAAAATCAGGACCTACAACTTCTCTCAGGACAGAGTCACTGACCATCGCATTGGGAAATCTCTGTTTGGTGTACATGGCTTTTTATTAGGGGAGGAACTTTTGGATGAGTTAAGTGCATCTTTGCAGCAGTTTTCTGAACAAGAAGATCTCATGGACATCCTGGAGGACAAATGA
- the mtrf1l gene encoding peptide chain release factor 1-like, mitochondrial isoform X1 produces the protein MAIAKMVPMRQLLSLTVLKQIRNYARPFRESASISTIANQTFWQLLIHQRNIHVTNSAMVTRILTVDEIFSKKSLHDYLKKVETEYENCLQAVNAADIQTDNEDLRTKRTRMSSLAPLIREIKDLELKEREFDENEALLKENDPDLRELAQTEMEACQAAIQETKQTILSLLVPEEESDMSDLVLEVTAGVGGQEAMLFTAEIFDMYRNFAAFHGWNFDILEFMASDIGGVRHAKASISGPLTYKKMKFEAGVHRVQRVPKTEKQGRVHTSTMTVAILPQPAEISFTINPKDLRIETKRASGAGGQHVNTTDSAVRIVHLPTGIVSECQQERSQIKNKEMALKVLRAKLYSAKLEEATSKRYQTRKLQIGTKGRSEKIRTYNFSQDRVTDHRIGKSLFGVHGFLLGEELLDELSASLQQFSEQEDLMDILEDK, from the exons ATGGCCATCGCGAAAATGGTTCCTATGCGTCAGTTACTCAGCTTGActgttttaaaacaaataagAAACTACGCAAGACCGTTCAGGGAATCGGCGAGTATTTCCACAATTGCAAACCAGACTTTTTGGCAATTGTTAATACATCAACGAAACATTCATGTTACAAACTCAGCTATGGTCACAAGAATTTTGACGGTGGACGAGATCTTTTCCAAGAAATCGCTACATGATTACCTCAAGAAAGTAGAAACAGAATACGAAAACTGTTTGCAGGCTGTGAACGCCGCAGACATACAAACGGACAACGAGGATTTGAGAACTAAAAGGACAAGAATGTCTTCGTTAGCGCCGTTGATCCGAGAAATTAAGGATTTGGAATTAAAAGAGAGGGAGTTCGACGAGAATGAGGCGTTACTGAAAG AGAATGACCCAGATCTGCGCGAACTTGCACAGACCGAGATGGAGGCTTGTCAAGCTGCCATTCAAGAAACGAAACAAACA ATTCTCTCTCTGCTGGTTCCTGAGGAAGAGTCGGATATGAGTGATCTGGTTCTAGAGGTTACAGCTGGAGTTGGAGGTCAGGAAGCCATGCTCTTTACCGCTGAGATATTTGATATGTATCGGAACTTTGCTGCTTTCCATGGCTGGAACTTTGACATTCTGGAATTCATGGCAAGTGACATAG GTGGAGTAAGGCATGCCAAAGCCAGTATCAGTGGCCCATTGACGTATAAGAAGATGAAGTTTGAAGCAGGGGTCCATCGTGTTCAGAGGGTCCCAAAGACGGAGAAGCAAGGACGCGTGCACACCAGCACGATGACTGTGGCAATACTACCACAGCCAGCAGAG ATCTCTTTTACTATAAACCCTAAAGACCTAAGGATAGAGACAAAGAGAGCCAGTGGAGCTGGAGGACAACATGTTAACACTACTGACAGTGCTGTAAGGATTGTCCATTTACCCACAG GCATAGTGTCTGAGTGTCAGCAGGAGCGCTCCCAGATCAAAAACAAAGAGATGGCCTTGAAGGTGCTGCGGGCCAAGCTCTACAGTGCAAAGCTGGAGGAGGCCACCAGTAAGAGATACCAGACTCGCAAACTCCAG ATTGGAACCAAAGGCAGATCAGAAAAAATCAGGACCTACAACTTCTCTCAGGACAGAGTCACTGACCATCGCATTGGGAAATCTCTGTTTGGTGTACATGGCTTTTTATTAGGGGAGGAACTTTTGGATGAGTTAAGTGCATCTTTGCAGCAGTTTTCTGAACAAGAAGATCTCATGGACATCCTGGAGGACAAATGA